The Brachyspira aalborgi genome has a segment encoding these proteins:
- a CDS encoding serine/threonine protein kinase: MKIVNSWNDFDPLKHVIVGRADNCCIAPSEPASKAKVPLDSPMRGMTGPRPLDTVEKANAQLDNLCKILEQHGVKVDRPEPIQWNQAVVTPHFMTGSMFGCMPPRDVLLTIGSEIVSAAMSFRSRFFEYLAYSKVLRQYFDDDPEFKWISAPRPELGDASYDMHYYDGNITEEILLERTAKLHMVTTEHEILFDAADVMRLGKDLFCQHGLTTNRKAMEWLRRQYPDHRIHAVNFPGDPYPIHIDATFVPLRPGLIINNPSRKLPKEQRKIFEANGWEIVDAAMPAHKEPPPLCYSSVWLSMNCLVLDHKTVLVEASETHQLEQMDKLGMNVIPVPFRDAYPFGGGLHCATADVYREGKCEDYFPKQVDDPTLVTYKKWETKKW; encoded by the coding sequence ATGAAAATAGTAAATTCTTGGAACGATTTTGATCCTCTAAAGCATGTTATAGTTGGTAGAGCGGACAATTGCTGTATCGCCCCTTCTGAACCTGCTTCAAAAGCTAAAGTACCTTTGGATAGTCCTATGCGCGGTATGACAGGACCTAGACCTTTGGACACTGTGGAGAAAGCTAATGCCCAATTAGATAATCTCTGCAAAATATTAGAACAACATGGGGTAAAAGTTGACAGACCTGAACCTATACAATGGAATCAGGCTGTTGTAACGCCTCATTTTATGACGGGAAGTATGTTTGGTTGTATGCCCCCTCGCGATGTATTGTTAACAATAGGTAGCGAAATAGTATCTGCAGCCATGTCTTTCAGGTCAAGATTCTTTGAATATTTGGCGTATTCTAAAGTATTAAGACAATATTTTGACGATGACCCAGAATTCAAATGGATTTCCGCACCTCGTCCAGAATTAGGCGATGCAAGTTATGATATGCATTATTATGACGGAAATATTACGGAAGAAATTCTTCTTGAAAGAACAGCTAAATTGCATATGGTAACCACTGAACATGAGATACTTTTTGACGCTGCCGATGTTATGAGGCTCGGCAAAGATTTATTCTGTCAGCATGGTTTAACTACTAACAGAAAAGCTATGGAATGGTTAAGGCGACAATATCCAGACCATAGGATTCATGCGGTTAACTTTCCAGGAGACCCTTATCCTATTCATATTGATGCAACATTTGTTCCTTTGAGACCTGGTTTGATTATCAATAATCCTTCAAGAAAATTGCCTAAAGAACAGAGGAAAATATTTGAAGCTAATGGTTGGGAAATAGTGGATGCAGCTATGCCTGCTCATAAGGAACCTCCTCCATTGTGTTATTCAAGCGTATGGCTTTCTATGAACTGTTTGGTATTAGACCATAAAACTGTTTTGGTAGAAGCCAGCGAAACTCATCAATTAGAACAGATGGATAAATTAGGAATGAATGTTATACCTGTTCCATTCCGTGACGCTTATCCATTTGGAGGCGGATTGCATTGTGCTACTGCCGATGTATATCGAGAAGGAAAATGTGAAGATTATTTCCCTAAACAAGTAGACGACCCTACTCTTGTTACTTATAAAAAGTGGGAAACAAAAAAATGGTAA
- the arcC gene encoding carbamate kinase — MGKIVVALGGNALGNNPKEQLQAVSYTAKPIVDLIQEGHTIIIAHGNGPQVGMINLAFDNASKNSSNIPDMPFPECGSMSQGYIGYHLQNAIREELKVRKINKDVVTIITQVIVDKSDKAFENPTKPIGSFYSKEEAEELSKKTGDIFKEDAGRGYRRVIASPLPVDVVEKNVVQTLINNGTIVITVGGGGIPVYSDGDKLIGIPAVIDKDFASAKIAEILNADYLIILTAVEKVAINFGKSDEKWLSSMSIDDAKKYIEDGHFAPGSMLPKVKAAMMFAESKPGRKALITSLEKAADGIAGKTGTVIIKR; from the coding sequence ATGGGAAAAATAGTAGTGGCGTTGGGCGGTAATGCGTTAGGCAATAATCCGAAAGAACAACTTCAAGCTGTATCGTATACCGCTAAACCTATAGTAGATTTGATTCAAGAAGGACATACCATAATAATAGCGCATGGAAACGGACCTCAAGTAGGTATGATAAATTTAGCGTTTGATAACGCATCTAAAAATTCTTCTAATATACCCGATATGCCTTTTCCAGAATGCGGTTCTATGAGCCAAGGTTATATAGGATATCATCTGCAAAATGCTATTAGAGAAGAATTAAAAGTAAGAAAAATAAATAAAGATGTGGTTACGATAATCACGCAAGTTATAGTGGATAAAAGCGATAAGGCTTTTGAAAATCCTACAAAGCCTATAGGTTCATTTTATTCTAAAGAAGAAGCTGAAGAATTATCTAAAAAAACTGGAGATATATTTAAAGAAGATGCAGGAAGAGGCTATAGAAGAGTTATAGCTTCTCCTTTACCTGTTGATGTAGTTGAAAAGAATGTAGTTCAAACATTGATAAATAACGGAACTATAGTTATTACCGTAGGCGGAGGCGGTATCCCCGTATACTCCGATGGCGATAAATTAATAGGTATTCCAGCGGTTATAGATAAAGATTTTGCATCCGCTAAAATAGCCGAAATATTGAATGCTGATTATTTGATTATATTAACCGCTGTTGAAAAAGTTGCTATTAATTTTGGTAAAAGCGATGAAAAATGGTTATCATCTATGAGTATAGATGATGCTAAAAAATACATAGAAGATGGACATTTTGCGCCAGGTTCTATGTTGCCTAAAGTTAAAGCCGCTATGATGTTTGCAGAGTCTAAGCCAGGACGAAAAGCCTTAATAACATCGTTGGAAAAAGCTGCCGATGGTATAGCTGGAAAGACTGGAACTGTAATTATTAAACGGTAA
- the argF gene encoding ornithine carbamoyltransferase: protein MPVNLKGRNFLTLKHFTPDEIHYLLNLASDLKAKKRAGIKGNLLEGKNIVLLFEKTSTRTRCAFEVAAMDEGGCVTFLGSNDSQMGKKESIEDTAKVLGRFYDGIEFRGFKQETVEALAKYSGVPVWNGLTDLYHPTQILADFLTVKEYVAKPFNKVKFVYVGDARNNMGNSLMIGAAKMGMEFWSIAPKELFPSDSLVKEMKEVAKETGASINFSENIDDVKNADVIYTDVWVSMGEESKFEERIKLLKPYQVNMEMIKKTNNPNVIFLHCLPSFHDLNTTTAVDINEKFGLKEMEVTDEVFLSKYSRVFDEAENRMHTIKAVIVATIGKM, encoded by the coding sequence ATGCCTGTAAACTTAAAAGGAAGAAATTTTTTAACATTAAAACATTTTACGCCTGATGAAATTCACTATTTGCTTAATTTAGCATCCGACTTAAAAGCTAAAAAAAGAGCGGGAATAAAAGGCAATTTATTAGAAGGAAAAAATATCGTTCTTCTATTTGAAAAAACATCCACAAGAACGAGATGCGCTTTTGAAGTCGCTGCAATGGACGAAGGCGGTTGCGTAACTTTTTTAGGTTCAAACGATAGTCAAATGGGTAAAAAAGAATCTATTGAAGATACGGCTAAAGTTTTGGGAAGATTTTATGACGGAATAGAATTTAGAGGATTCAAGCAAGAAACGGTCGAAGCTTTGGCTAAATATTCGGGAGTTCCCGTATGGAATGGACTAACCGATTTATATCATCCTACTCAAATATTGGCTGACTTTTTAACCGTAAAAGAATATGTTGCAAAACCTTTTAATAAAGTTAAATTTGTGTATGTTGGAGATGCAAGAAATAATATGGGAAACTCTCTTATGATTGGAGCGGCTAAAATGGGTATGGAATTTTGGAGTATCGCTCCTAAAGAATTATTTCCTTCGGATTCGCTAGTTAAAGAAATGAAAGAGGTTGCAAAAGAAACGGGAGCTTCTATTAACTTTAGCGAAAATATAGACGATGTAAAAAATGCCGATGTTATTTATACGGATGTTTGGGTTTCAATGGGAGAAGAATCCAAATTTGAAGAGCGTATAAAATTACTTAAGCCTTATCAAGTAAATATGGAAATGATAAAAAAGACAAATAATCCTAATGTTATTTTCTTACATTGTCTGCCTTCATTTCATGATTTAAATACTACTACGGCGGTTGATATTAATGAAAAATTTGGACTTAAAGAAATGGAAGTAACGGACGAAGTATTTTTAAGCAAATATTCAAGAGTATTTGACGAAGCGGAGAATAGAATGCATACTATTAAAGCGGTTATAGTGGCTACTATTGGTAAAATGTAA
- a CDS encoding GrdX family protein, with protein MLNRKNTLIVTNNSKVFIKYKENYNIEFIDSESMYNVLIKTRDLLHSGYKLLTHPMSGSLKSNQTPYKSILLIKNNEANLDDILMIENAIDNYNKFLKNRALTNWTEAIKNDFKTVDLSLISSCFNKNIP; from the coding sequence TTGTTAAATAGAAAAAACACACTAATTGTAACAAATAATAGCAAAGTGTTTATAAAATATAAAGAAAATTATAATATAGAATTTATAGATTCGGAAAGTATGTATAATGTTCTTATTAAGACAAGAGATTTATTGCATTCAGGATATAAACTTTTAACGCATCCTATGAGCGGTAGTTTAAAGTCGAATCAAACTCCTTATAAATCGATTCTTTTAATAAAAAATAATGAAGCAAATCTTGATGACATTTTAATGATAGAAAATGCGATTGATAATTATAATAAATTTTTAAAAAATAGAGCGCTTACCAATTGGACTGAAGCTATAAAAAACGATTTTAAAACTGTTGATTTGTCGTTAATTTCTTCATGTTTTAATAAAAATATTCCTTAA
- the mltG gene encoding endolytic transglycosylase MltG codes for MKKAIILIILLIIANIILVSAFIKFIISPTSKYNEIVYFEIKQGEGANSIANKLKLQGLIRNAKLFSLISKYLKYDRKLLSGYYELNRTMSMIDIMKHINSGKQVMSKLTIAEGKNIYEIANYLEEENFTTKNEFLKLCYDKEILQKYNIPAKSVEGYIFPSTYYIVKGNPPKVLLTLMIDSLFKKFPREDFENRAKKLGYSLHEVLTMASIIEKEMGPLDDPKIISSVYYNRLSIDMRLQADPTTIYAMTLQKGEAIETVKSKDIADAIRLMQSPYNTYLKKGLPPAPICSSGVKSIEAALNPADTDYLFFVADGTGKHAFSTTYKEHVNNIDKYIFNKR; via the coding sequence ATGAAGAAAGCGATTATTTTAATAATTTTACTTATAATAGCAAATATAATTTTAGTTAGCGCGTTTATTAAATTTATTATAAGTCCTACAAGTAAATATAACGAAATCGTATATTTTGAAATTAAACAAGGCGAAGGCGCAAATTCTATAGCAAATAAACTTAAATTGCAGGGATTAATCAGAAATGCAAAATTATTTTCTTTAATATCTAAATATTTAAAATACGACAGAAAACTTTTAAGCGGATATTACGAATTAAACCGAACTATGAGTATGATTGATATAATGAAACATATAAATAGCGGAAAGCAAGTAATGAGCAAATTAACCATAGCGGAAGGAAAAAATATTTACGAAATAGCAAATTATTTGGAAGAAGAAAATTTTACTACAAAAAATGAATTCTTAAAATTATGCTATGATAAAGAAATATTGCAAAAATATAATATTCCCGCCAAAAGCGTTGAAGGTTATATTTTTCCTTCGACTTATTATATAGTAAAAGGAAATCCTCCAAAAGTATTATTAACTTTAATGATAGATTCTTTATTTAAAAAATTTCCAAGAGAAGATTTTGAAAATAGAGCTAAAAAATTAGGTTATAGTTTGCATGAAGTTTTAACTATGGCTTCGATTATAGAAAAAGAAATGGGACCTTTAGACGACCCAAAAATAATATCTTCGGTTTATTATAATAGACTTTCTATAGATATGAGACTTCAAGCCGACCCGACTACAATTTATGCTATGACTTTACAAAAAGGCGAGGCTATAGAAACTGTAAAATCTAAAGATATAGCGGATGCGATTAGATTAATGCAAAGCCCTTATAATACTTATCTTAAAAAAGGACTTCCGCCAGCTCCTATATGTTCGAGCGGAGTAAAATCTATAGAAGCGGCGCTTAATCCAGCCGATACAGATTATTTATTTTTTGTAGCGGATGGAACGGGAAAACATGCTTTTTCTACAACTTATAAAGAGCATGTTAATAATATTGATAAATATATTTTTAATAAGAGATAA
- a CDS encoding lytic transglycosylase domain-containing protein, giving the protein MKKRIFLLALSFELIIIIATSVLNAKSMPEIPDIISKNKINYKTALKLHNDGKYLDAYNQFTNIINGNDEALIRDYVIYYGAKSAFYCEMFEEAIDLYSLLMKEHPRSSLYPYAEQYKALAEFYRDDYPVSNFFNGKAQKWIKEFVGLKALQKTNNKNKEIALELINRFYTKDAIIYFNNNFQKEALNLPNNIKYKMATELYEAGFRNSSLNYFNSLIKQNYNKANCLYYTARINQQENKREEAAKLFDIYLANTNNKSYRRLGLYYSADNYYKLKNTKKSISLYQTFLKEYPKDDYVPRIYNIFLNESLNANNLISAKRYLTNSLKKFPNNRWTETSLKSYLRKSLRLKNKTETYYGLKILEERHSKLRKDFILSWNIWIANEFKDFNKRDEYVLETLLTSKNPYYIKGALTLANKDMLQNVYSNNAYNMEEAKKFFANSNYSKTLEFLNKIQFIDYIATKREDKLVKEARDIAKKIFMQNKFVKDFYSKKTENEIFNELSLQTRKESNKSILLYYYGDNQNAYNEFDKIYSKTQTTYPLFYYAQKIFLDSANTKRFMQICNNIGKYFGYPYSQNVDLLPEEFRKYIYPRYFDDLVVPEAKYYKIEPEFIYSIMREESLFDSKALSWAGARGLMQLMPATARAENKKTRYKFNPLNLYDSKQNIYLGISHLSWLFQSENASNYIIVAAKYNAGSSRGNRWKNEYGTNNMYRTGRFIDIEETEYYVEKVMKSYEYYSRYY; this is encoded by the coding sequence ATGAAAAAAAGAATATTTTTATTAGCTTTGTCTTTTGAACTTATTATAATAATTGCAACTTCGGTTTTAAATGCAAAAAGTATGCCCGAAATTCCCGATATAATTTCAAAAAATAAAATAAATTATAAAACCGCCTTAAAATTGCATAACGATGGAAAATATTTAGACGCTTATAATCAATTTACAAATATAATAAACGGAAATGATGAAGCTTTAATAAGAGATTATGTAATATATTATGGAGCGAAAAGCGCTTTTTATTGCGAAATGTTTGAAGAAGCGATTGATTTATATTCTCTGCTTATGAAAGAACATCCTCGCTCTTCTCTCTATCCTTATGCCGAACAATATAAAGCTTTAGCGGAATTTTACAGAGACGATTATCCCGTGAGTAATTTTTTTAACGGAAAAGCTCAAAAATGGATTAAAGAATTTGTAGGATTAAAAGCTTTACAAAAAACAAATAATAAAAATAAAGAAATAGCGCTTGAACTTATAAATAGATTTTACACTAAAGATGCAATAATTTATTTTAATAATAATTTTCAAAAAGAAGCTTTGAATTTGCCTAATAATATAAAATATAAAATGGCTACAGAATTATACGAAGCGGGATTTAGAAACTCATCGTTAAATTATTTTAATTCTTTAATAAAACAAAATTATAATAAAGCAAATTGTTTGTATTATACGGCTAGAATAAATCAACAGGAAAATAAAAGAGAGGAGGCGGCAAAATTATTTGACATATATCTTGCAAATACAAATAATAAATCTTATAGAAGATTAGGACTTTATTATAGCGCCGATAATTATTATAAATTAAAAAATACAAAAAAATCTATTTCGCTTTATCAAACTTTTTTAAAAGAATATCCGAAAGACGATTATGTTCCGAGAATTTATAATATATTTTTAAATGAAAGTTTAAATGCAAATAATTTGATTTCGGCAAAAAGATATTTAACAAACAGTTTAAAAAAATTTCCAAATAATAGATGGACTGAAACATCTTTAAAAAGTTATTTGAGAAAATCTTTGAGATTAAAAAATAAAACGGAAACATATTACGGATTAAAAATACTTGAAGAGAGACATTCAAAATTAAGAAAAGATTTTATATTATCTTGGAATATATGGATTGCAAACGAATTTAAAGATTTCAATAAAAGAGACGAATATGTTTTGGAAACTCTTTTAACTAGCAAAAATCCTTATTATATTAAAGGTGCTTTAACTTTGGCAAATAAAGATATGCTGCAAAATGTATATTCAAACAACGCTTACAATATGGAAGAAGCTAAAAAATTTTTTGCTAATTCAAATTATTCAAAAACGCTTGAATTTTTAAATAAGATTCAATTTATAGATTATATAGCGACTAAAAGAGAAGATAAACTTGTAAAAGAAGCGAGAGATATTGCAAAAAAAATATTTATGCAAAATAAATTTGTTAAAGATTTTTATTCTAAAAAAACCGAAAACGAAATATTTAACGAGCTTTCTTTACAAACGAGAAAAGAATCAAATAAATCAATTTTGCTTTATTATTACGGAGATAATCAAAACGCTTATAACGAATTTGATAAAATCTATAGCAAAACTCAAACTACCTATCCTTTATTTTATTATGCCCAAAAAATATTTTTAGATTCTGCAAACACAAAAAGATTTATGCAAATATGCAATAATATTGGCAAATATTTTGGCTATCCTTATTCTCAAAATGTCGATTTGCTTCCCGAAGAGTTTAGAAAATATATTTATCCGCGTTACTTTGACGATTTGGTAGTTCCCGAAGCGAAATATTATAAAATAGAGCCTGAATTTATTTATTCTATAATGCGCGAAGAAAGTTTATTTGACTCAAAGGCGCTTTCTTGGGCTGGAGCGCGAGGGTTAATGCAACTTATGCCCGCGACTGCAAGAGCGGAAAATAAAAAAACGAGATATAAATTTAATCCTCTTAATTTATACGATTCTAAACAAAATATATATTTGGGAATTTCGCATTTATCTTGGCTTTTTCAAAGCGAAAACGCGAGCAATTATATTATCGTTGCTGCAAAATATAACGCTGGTTCAAGTAGAGGAAACAGATGGAAAAACGAATATGGAACTAATAATATGTATAGAACGGGAAGATTTATAGATATTGAAGAGACGGAATATTATGTCGAAAAAGTAATGAAAAGCTACGAGTATTATAGTAGGTATTATTAA
- a CDS encoding Rpn family recombination-promoting nuclease/putative transposase, which produces MEEFEYLEKTKNEIITIDSLNKKNDCFIRYLFSDEGNENIVLDFINGVMIDLNFQTFNNVVILNPFNLTKYLDGKKSIVDVKCITEDNQTVIIEIQLQGNQYFIRRSLYYWANSYSSLLNKSENYTKLSPVISINVLDFVLFNDIDDLHSCYLLKEIKHNKILTDHCMLHYIELPKFNLNNDKEKLSSWIKFFKGENMSNLIKENNIFEEVEKRCQSFIDSDPLINAYRKKEWNEYFYKEELSEAIKEREFSMAKSMKKENIDIELIKKITGLTIDEINKL; this is translated from the coding sequence ATGGAAGAATTTGAATATTTAGAAAAAACTAAAAATGAAATTATTACCATTGATAGTTTAAATAAAAAAAATGACTGCTTTATTCGTTATCTTTTTTCAGACGAAGGAAATGAAAATATTGTTTTAGACTTCATTAACGGAGTAATGATTGATTTAAATTTTCAAACTTTCAATAATGTTGTAATTCTTAACCCGTTTAATCTTACAAAATATTTAGACGGCAAAAAATCAATCGTCGATGTGAAATGCATTACCGAAGACAATCAAACCGTTATAATTGAAATTCAATTGCAAGGAAATCAATATTTTATTCGTAGAAGTCTTTATTATTGGGCGAATAGCTATAGTTCACTTTTAAACAAATCCGAAAATTATACAAAACTTTCGCCCGTGATTAGCATTAATGTTTTAGATTTTGTTTTATTCAATGATATAGACGATTTGCATTCTTGCTATTTATTGAAAGAAATTAAACATAACAAAATATTAACCGACCATTGCATGTTGCATTATATTGAGCTTCCGAAATTTAATTTAAATAATGACAAAGAAAAATTATCAAGTTGGATAAAATTTTTCAAGGGGGAGAATATGTCAAACTTAATAAAAGAAAATAATATTTTTGAAGAAGTTGAGAAGAGATGTCAAAGTTTTATCGATAGCGACCCATTAATAAACGCTTATAGAAAAAAAGAATGGAATGAATATTTTTACAAAGAAGAGTTATCAGAAGCTATAAAAGAAAGAGAATTTTCAATGGCAAAATCAATGAAAAAAGAAAATATAGACATAGAATTAATAAAAAAAATAACGGGCTTAACCATAGACGAAATAAATAAACTTTAA
- a CDS encoding cell surface protein has translation MKKIFLTTITLLSIVSASVFGMYGVNSGDWIQFLTHGNQFRARVQQLGFTLGNDTIKGTFGFFNNGRGAWGSMLSTNASDLGQGLYYDFTPTISMGLAYTSSLISVGVGYNATIGQKWTKNNGKKTEAVVHTPVLVLNALDNAFRMAIPIQVVNLTDKIDGVKGSITAVSLDAQFRYYTGLDFLPQIRLYIKYGNYGFQFSGGGEKFKETFAESFGFDFRLYFGSMVEEVALQPYIKLAYNGALGKQHSKTSVTALGALDDSVKVANSVYSAASGGGVDALTSAYAGGPSSKKGAWDLTLAPVLGLTANSDIVSLYVEPSLGLKITQPGSATDNKVKELYSLYWGAYAEIYITPLKNLEWYFEADVSGGDATKQPPVKFAASTGITWYLPAL, from the coding sequence ATGAAAAAGATTTTTCTAACAACAATAACTTTGCTTTCTATAGTAAGCGCGTCAGTTTTTGGTATGTATGGAGTTAATTCGGGAGATTGGATTCAATTCCTTACTCACGGTAATCAGTTCAGAGCAAGAGTGCAACAATTAGGCTTCACGCTCGGAAACGACACTATTAAAGGAACTTTCGGATTCTTTAATAATGGTAGAGGAGCTTGGGGTTCTATGTTGTCTACAAATGCTAGCGATTTAGGACAAGGTTTATATTATGACTTTACTCCGACAATTTCTATGGGTTTAGCTTATACTTCTTCTTTAATAAGCGTAGGAGTTGGTTATAATGCAACTATAGGACAAAAATGGACAAAAAATAACGGTAAAAAGACAGAAGCCGTAGTTCATACGCCTGTTTTAGTTTTAAACGCTTTGGACAATGCATTTAGAATGGCTATTCCTATTCAAGTTGTTAATCTTACCGACAAAATTGATGGAGTAAAAGGAAGCATAACGGCAGTAAGTTTAGACGCTCAATTTAGATATTATACAGGTTTAGACTTCTTGCCTCAAATCAGATTGTATATTAAATACGGAAACTATGGATTTCAATTTAGCGGAGGAGGAGAGAAATTTAAAGAAACATTCGCGGAATCATTCGGATTTGACTTTAGATTGTATTTCGGTTCTATGGTTGAAGAAGTGGCTTTACAACCTTATATTAAATTGGCTTATAATGGCGCTTTAGGAAAACAACATAGTAAAACAAGCGTTACGGCGCTTGGCGCTCTTGATGATTCTGTAAAAGTTGCGAATAGTGTTTATTCAGCTGCTAGTGGTGGAGGTGTTGACGCTTTAACTTCTGCTTATGCTGGAGGTCCTAGTTCGAAAAAAGGCGCGTGGGATTTGACATTAGCTCCAGTTTTGGGATTAACTGCAAACAGCGATATAGTTTCATTATATGTTGAGCCTTCATTAGGTTTGAAAATTACTCAACCAGGAAGCGCAACAGACAACAAAGTTAAAGAACTTTACAGTTTATATTGGGGCGCTTATGCGGAAATCTACATTACGCCTTTGAAAAACCTTGAATGGTATTTTGAGGCAGATGTAAGCGGCGGAGATGCAACAAAACAACCGCCAGTGAAATTTGCAGCCTCTACGGGTATAACTTGGTATTTGCCAGCGCTTTAA
- a CDS encoding endonuclease III domain-containing protein, translating to MNDKDIDKIMKELLKVTKSMPMPVVTEIKLVTNRDAYKILISTMLSLRTKDSTTRDASMRLFEKAGNPKDMLKLSEEEIAKLIYPVGFYRVKAKNILEVSQTIIDDYNGKVPDEIDELLKLRGVGRKVANLVITEAFDKYGICVDTHVHRISNRFGYVSTKKPEQTEFALRKKLPKKYWRVYNDTLVIYGQNLCKPINPLCNQCSVSKYCDYFKNKN from the coding sequence ATGAACGATAAAGATATAGATAAAATAATGAAAGAACTTTTGAAAGTTACTAAAAGTATGCCAATGCCTGTAGTGACAGAAATTAAATTAGTGACAAATAGAGACGCTTATAAAATTTTAATATCTACAATGCTTTCTTTAAGAACTAAAGATTCTACTACAAGAGACGCTTCTATGAGATTATTTGAAAAAGCGGGAAATCCTAAAGATATGTTAAAATTAAGCGAAGAAGAAATAGCAAAATTAATTTATCCCGTAGGTTTTTATAGAGTTAAGGCAAAAAATATTTTAGAAGTATCTCAAACTATTATAGACGATTATAACGGAAAAGTGCCTGACGAAATAGACGAACTTTTGAAACTTCGAGGAGTTGGCAGAAAGGTTGCAAATTTGGTTATCACAGAAGCGTTTGATAAATATGGAATTTGCGTTGATACTCATGTGCATAGAATATCGAATAGATTCGGATATGTTTCGACTAAAAAGCCCGAACAAACAGAATTTGCCTTAAGAAAAAAACTTCCAAAAAAATATTGGCGAGTTTATAACGACACTTTAGTAATATACGGGCAGAATTTATGTAAGCCTATAAATCCTTTATGTAATCAATGTAGCGTTTCAAAATATTGCGATTATTTTAAGAATAAAAATTAA
- a CDS encoding RsiV family protein: protein MKGNIGGSAITMYLYIKGNRITGKYYYDSIKQFIDINGNINGDTFYINEFVNNNKIASLNGKVTENMFFSGDWISSDFNNKHYFNFSRYSSSSISKATIINSSLKIDLEGSGKFDSSRDAVVIENQIKSKVLDKISIDVDGVKSLDENGIADILSKEIIADYNNWKNNLSLETDINVKREIKISYLDDKIISFAINNYSFVGGVHGIDTSVAYIYSISTGNRIGIKLSELISNPSDMDLINLIRNKLLINYSEKDFFDFNAIELSDTFDITPTGIKFIYPVYKIAGYSLGIIEIEFTFSELKPFIKSSSPFFYLFE, encoded by the coding sequence ATGAAAGGAAATATAGGCGGTTCGGCTATAACTATGTATCTTTATATTAAAGGAAACAGAATAACGGGAAAATATTATTACGACAGCATTAAACAGTTTATAGATATTAACGGAAATATAAACGGAGATACTTTTTATATAAACGAATTTGTTAATAATAATAAGATTGCTTCTCTAAACGGAAAAGTCACGGAAAATATGTTTTTTTCGGGCGATTGGATATCTTCAGACTTTAATAATAAACATTATTTTAATTTTTCAAGATATAGTTCGTCTTCTATAAGCAAAGCGACAATTATTAACTCTTCTTTAAAAATAGATTTGGAAGGAAGCGGAAAATTTGATTCTAGCAGAGATGCCGTAGTTATAGAAAATCAAATAAAATCTAAAGTTTTGGATAAAATATCTATAGATGTTGACGGAGTAAAATCTTTAGATGAAAATGGAATTGCCGATATATTAAGCAAAGAAATTATAGCCGATTATAATAATTGGAAAAATAATTTATCTTTAGAAACGGACATTAATGTAAAAAGAGAGATTAAAATATCTTATTTGGACGATAAAATAATATCTTTTGCAATAAATAATTATTCTTTTGTCGGCGGAGTTCATGGAATAGACACTTCAGTCGCCTATATTTATTCTATAAGCACGGGAAACAGAATAGGAATAAAATTATCGGAATTAATATCTAATCCGAGCGATATGGATTTAATTAATTTAATTAGAAATAAATTATTAATTAATTATTCTGAAAAAGACTTTTTTGATTTTAACGCTATAGAATTAAGCGATACTTTTGATATAACGCCAACGGGAATAAAATTTATTTACCCCGTTTATAAAATAGCGGGATATTCTTTAGGCATTATAGAAATTGAATTTACTTTTTCGGAATTAAAGCCTTTTATAAAATCAAGCTCTCCGTTTTTTTATTTATTTGAATAG